GGCACTTAAAATGAGCCACGGCATAATATAGCTAGTGAGGTGAAAGTTGCTAAAAAGGAAGGGAGCAACGAGTCCTAATACCAGCAGAAACCAGATCTGACGACGATCAGCAGGAATGGGCCAGAGACGGCGTGCCGTTTCGTAGCGTGTATGGTGAATACCAGATAAACGATAAAACATATTTACACCCTCTCGATGTCTTCACGACCTAAAATGCCGTAGGGGCGGAACATGATGGTCAGCAAAATAATGACAGAAGTCACCACGTCGCGAGTACCACCACCTGCAATTTCATCTAAATAACCCGGAATGACACTGCCTAGAATGCCTACGATAAGGCCGCCGATGAGCACCCCCAGCACACTGTCAAGCCCGCCTAAAATCACGACGGCAATCGCAGGGAATAATAGTTCAGATAGTGTCCAGTCCACGCCCTGCACCGACCCCCATACAACACCTGCGGCTAAGGCTGAAATACCTGCAATACCCCAGGATACCCCAATAGCGCGTTCGACAGAGATCCCCACCGACCAGCTGGAAATGTGATCATCAGAGACAGCGCGTAATTTGGTTCCCATTCGGGTGCGGAAAAACAGAGCAGAAGCACCGATGAGCAAGAGGGCGATAATGCCGCCGACTAAATAGATGCGGTTAATAAAGATGTCGCCCAGAATAATGGGAGTTAATGAAACCCCAATGCTGATTTGTTTAGGCGCTGCCCCCAAGATTCCTGGACCAAAGCCTCGTAAGAAAATCTCTAAGCCTAGGGTTAGCATCACAATCATGATGATGGGTTGACCTACCATTTTTCGTAATAGAAAACGTTCAGCCAACATCCCAAAAGCAAACATAATGACGGCACCAATAGCAATGGCGAGGGGCATGGGCACACCACTGGAGTTTAAAATCCAGACCACATAGGCGGCAGACATGACCATGGCTCCCTGAGCCAGATTAGGTACACCTGCTGATTTGTAAATTAACACCACGCCCAAGGCGACTAGGCTATACATCAAACCCGTGAGCGAGCCATTAATTAAAAGTTCGAGGAAATACGACATGGTTAATTCCTTTTATTAGCACTGGTGTCTTGGATACGTAGCGTGCGCTTGAGTACGCCAGTTTCCCCAGATTCGTACATAATAGGAGCTTCGAAGTCGATCTGATCCGAGCCATCGTAAGCGGTATCTATAATGGCTTTATAGGTTTCATCAATGACATTTCTACGCAGTTTTCGGGTACGAGTCACCTCGCCATCATTAGCATCAAATTCTTTGTGTAAGTTAATAAAA
This Paenalcaligenes faecalis DNA region includes the following protein-coding sequences:
- a CDS encoding branched-chain amino acid ABC transporter permease; translated protein: MSYFLELLINGSLTGLMYSLVALGVVLIYKSAGVPNLAQGAMVMSAAYVVWILNSSGVPMPLAIAIGAVIMFAFGMLAERFLLRKMVGQPIIMIVMLTLGLEIFLRGFGPGILGAAPKQISIGVSLTPIILGDIFINRIYLVGGIIALLLIGASALFFRTRMGTKLRAVSDDHISSWSVGISVERAIGVSWGIAGISALAAGVVWGSVQGVDWTLSELLFPAIAVVILGGLDSVLGVLIGGLIVGILGSVIPGYLDEIAGGGTRDVVTSVIILLTIMFRPYGILGREDIERV